The genomic window ttgattataagatctttaaaaaccaaagttggtatgttttatcttttattttttggcaaaacaaagacaataacaTTTATGAGGAGACCTTTTTTCTAAATCATacagaatatatatactaaagaGTATTTTGAAGCTGTATTAATGATCCCATTACCCAAATTATATGATACAATAAAAGAATATACccccaaaagaaaacaatgcaAAGTAAATCATCTTAACACctaattcttctttctaaaGATTGATTAGATTCACTATTCATGTTTTTCATCTCTTCATTGTCTTGTCCGTAGCAGCCGATCACCAATCGTTCTCAACTCGAACGTTCTCACAGCAAGGCCAACATCACGGATTGTAGTGTCTAGCACATAAGGAGTGCGTGCTCGCGGCGCTGAGAGATCGAACCATGGTAATGGAAGTAACGGATTTTGCTCTCAGCCTTGTGCTATGTCTTCCCTTGTAGATTCTGAGACATGTGTACGCCTATCGCGAATACATTCTCCGGCTGGACCGCGTATTTCCGATCCCGTCTTGGAACCTTCTTGACGTCTCTATATGCCAGTTTCTCAATTCCCCATTTTctgaaacacaaaaccaaaataccATTTAGATTAGTCCCTgaactaaaccaaatcaataacCGATATGTTCCCTcctaaaaacagaaaatatacaAACCAATTACAATTCAATATTTGgtacaaacaaaagaaataatcttTACAACATTTCTCACTAATATCATGTGATATTCAATAAAAGCAAAGATCGTGACCGACATAGGAGACTAATACAGAATGCACAAAGACTTTTACAAGCCAAGTGTTGACAGAATCAGATGCTTATTGATATTATATGTCACCTTCAAAAAACTTGTGACTAATATTCTAAGTCACTCAATAAACAACACATGGGCTTTGGTTAACGTTCAatcattaaaatcaacaaagttATGAATGTTACCTGTAAGTTCTGGCCGGGCCATCACCGGAATAACAAACCCGACTACTCATAGGCATCAGTTCAATAGTAAACTGAAAATATTCCTCCAAAGATTCCATCACAGACGAAATCGTCTCTTTCACCGGAACATGTAAAAACTCATCAACATCAAAGAAGAACATCCACTTCGTCATGAATACCTATGCAAACAATCATTCACTATCATGAATTGATTATGATAATAACCATCGAATCGTTCTTGATCTCAATTTGGTTTGTGATGAGAATGACTTTGATATTTATAGTGATGAAGGAGGCTAGGGTTGTTGGatctaatattttcaaaaatattcgaaaatatTTTGCAGGATAAGTTGCAAATCAAAGATTGGATCCTCACTAATGATTCGAATTTGGTTTAGTTCATAATGATTGGCTATATTTAGATAAGTGGTAAATAATGTTTAGTTGATTATGGttagttttagatttaagagaataaatttataagatttttttctaatttatggAATGTATTATCGTGTTATGGTAGTTAGAAGAATCGAATAAGCTCGTCTATGCCGATTTTATAGTGATTAGTGAGGAGGGTGAATATATGATTGAAGATTCTTAAAATCGTAATTAAATATGCAGACTATTTTGATGGAATATGCGTGTATTAGATACTAAAAATTGTTGAGATATACAACTAATCGTGTTATGGCTAAGATTGCATTACTTGATGGTAACCCATTATGTAGTTTTACATGTGATCAAAAGCCCATTAAACATAACTCACCCGTCTATGTAAAACGCGGATCCTgtttaatttagttatttgGTTTGGACGATTTTACCCTTgataaagaagaacaaaattcaaaattgaaatcaaaattgaggctaaattagacaaaaattcaatttgtacttctcttttaataataagaggATACCAAATCAAATGTTTACAAACATAACTCCACACGATTGGGATAGAAATTACAGGTATTACGGGCAGGATCCAAAATTTTGGATAGCTAAGTTCAATCCTTAAACTCTCACTAATTTGCGTAAAGATCAATTTTGGGACgattaattgtttattttgggAAATTCAGATATATCTTAAAACGTAAtgtgaaatatttaaaaaaatagaaagaaaatatggaTAATTTCCActaattttggagaaattgaatacaaaaaataaaaaatacaggAAATacctaaattaaaatataggCTCAGAGCTTTTCTGACCCAAACTCAAACATATACGGGTATTACGGGTTTCGGGTCGGACCGGGATAGCTCGATTGACATGCCTACTCTTGTTTCAATGAATCAAGAGTTATAAGGAGTTCTTTGATGTCGAGTATCGATAGATCTcgaaacaaagaattcaaagacttcaaagttttgagaagaaatCTCCATCATGTCTGAAAACAACTATGTCGACGACTCGGAGATCGTGGCTTGTTGCGAACTTTTGCCAGCCTTGGGTTAGTCTTTGACCCTCCATCTTCACTTGCCAGCTTATATCAGAAACATCCGATCTCAGCTTCACCACTGCATTGACCTTATTTTTGTTCCATCTATGTACTCTGAGATTTTCTTGATGGCTTCGACCTGTTTTTACAGGTTACATGAGGATCGTTGCATAGGTTTAAAGTAATGATAAtgttaaaaacttttgttctTACCAGCTCGCCTAGAAACTCAGATTCTACAAAATCAACCAGCTTAACATCATTGTTCTTCACACCAACCTTTAGGATCAAACACATGAGAGAGTTATCTAATCATCCTTTTCCTGTCAAAGTGTGCTCTATGATACTGAAATCTCCGAGTTTAAAGGCTTAGCATTATTACTTCTTTTAATGATGAAATAATTGATAAAAAGATAAGGTCCTTACACTTTGTAACTTCAGAAGCTTTTCATTAATAAGTTTCTCCAAAGTCAGTGCAAGCTCCATCGCTGATTCATGGAAGAGTCAGAATTATCAAGAGCTTAATACTATTAGAAAGACGATAGTGGTATAATATATGAAGCTTACTAAGATCTATATTACTCTCAAGATTATCAAACTGCCGCTACAAAAAAGAGATGAGCTTGAATTTACATACCAAACAATGCATCTGATACTCCATAAACTTCTCAGCATAACCTCGTTCTTCAAGACTTGAATCGTTAAAGAACCTATTAGCGTTAAACCctcaacaataacaaaaagatgatCCACCAGCTGAAGAGACACAAATACGGTTTTCCTTTAGACTAAAGAAACTGACTTGGTGAAACCTTTCAAGCCGACATTGTCTCTCTCGATGTAGGCATCTAGGGCATGGTAGACATAGGAGACATTGTACTCCACGCTAAGATTCACAAaaagcaaataagaaaatgaatgttaAGATTCAGACACATCGTCACGTGTTAACTTAGCTAACTCGATTCCCACAAGCAAAATCATTGAAAGCAAGAAATGACAATTGCGATTCCGACCAGCCCCACCATGATAAGTGAATCGTAGCTGAATCAGTAGAAAAGTACCCATAAATCAATTATGAAAGAGATTAccgaacaaacaaaaataaatcaaatgagACGATTATGATggtgtaaaataaataaaaatccagCTTGCCCCATGAACCATCTTTAGCACAGGCTTGAACACAAAGCGGACTCCTTTCACGTCTGATTCTACCACCAGTTCTGCTATGTAATAGGATGGTACGTGAGCGACTCCGAGAAACACTGTTTCGCTTCTCGGCTTCTCTAGAACCTTCCTCGGTCTTAGATCAGTAGACTTTACATTCTCCGCATACACATTGTACCTTGGGAATGCAGAATCTTCAAGGTCTTTCTGTCTCCATTCTAGCTTAACCCTGAGGCTCTTGGAACCAGAATAACCGGGTACAAGCTCCATGTTATGAGCTTCAATGACCAACGGTGATGCCGGAAGTAAAGTCTCGGGTTTCTGCTGGTACTGAACATGATCTTAAGTGTCCGAGCAATGCAACATATTCTGTTCTCTTTGTCAAATTCTCTGGTCTGTAGCAAAATGCAGAGATTTCAGTAAGTCTGTGACCATCCAGGACAAGGCTTGTCTCCTGTACTGTCCACTCGGATACAGTCTGCGCTGACGTGGCGAGACACTGTAAGAACATGTTGTTGAATCTACAGATGGATTCTTGTCGTGAAACGAGAATGGATTTCGTCTCGTGTGATggagatgagaaagaaagcaGGATTCCATGTTTAGAGGTTTCATCTGATGTCACCTGCACCAGTTCCAAAATCCTCCATGAGTAAAAACAGCAAGATCTCATATTGTGGTGTATCCAGAAGCAGAGACTTACAGAGAAAGAAATTGTGATGGGGGAAGATGAAAGATGAAGATGGGATTTGAAGAGCCTTGTTGTGAAATACGCATCTCCCTCGAGTTTTCCTCTAAAAGTGATGTAGTCTCCTCCGTTAAAAGATGCCTCTCGAGTACTATCAGACTCATAGTACTTATTGTTTAAATGTTTGCTCAGAAATGTCGAAAacatttttccctttttggCTTTGCCGAAATAAATATGATGATAGTATTAGGGCCAGAACTCACTCAAGAGTGGCCTGAATGACATCCTTGTTGTCTTCATTGAGTTCTAGGAGAGGCTAATGTGAAGCATATAACAAAGACGGAGATCAGATGAGAGGAGAGAGACCCCCAGATCAAGAAGATCAACTGTCATGTTGTGGCAGGAAATGGGGTTCATGTAAACATTAGATGTGTGCAGTAAAATCAAAGACAGTAAGATGGTTGAACCTGAAGACTTTGGCAGAAATGTTGTACCATGGGGCATCTGTGAAGaataaaactaaaagcaaCAATCTGACTGTTGGAGACCTTGGAGTGAAACATGGTAACCAAAGCCCtgaacaaaagagagaagagaatttCAGAACATAAGTGAACATAATCATAACCAAGAAAATCAATGCATGATTTACCGTGGTGTTAGTGTTACAAGATAAGAACAAAGACTTGATCAATCTCACCTTACCTGATTGAAATCCGAGTAAAAAGGGAAGACTTGTGGATAGTTTGGACTATTCCACATGACTTCTCGACAAGTGACCACCATCTGAAGAGAAAACACATGAATGATAATAAGATCCAGCGTCACCTTTACAACAattaggaaagaaaaaaattggagCTCAAACACAGTAATGGTAGCTTAAAATTTATAGATGGCAAGGAAATTGCAAATAATTTAAAGCATTACTTATTCTGAGCCGAATTAAAATTGGGTTGTTGTGCAGTCTCATATACCCATCCAGGAGCAAACATGGCAGCTGACACATTGTTTCTCTTCAGCAAATAGAGCAGCATTTACCTAGCATGTAAAAAGCAGCGGACAAGGAAGAAAATACTAATGTACATATTATTGGTTTTCACTGTGTCACCAACAAAGATGCAAAATCAGAGATTTTATCAGGCATACAGTCCATTGCCCACCACCAATGACACTGTTATACTTGGAGAAAGTAATCAGATCGAAGTGGATTGCAAAACGGACAACAAAAAACTTCTGAGCAACCCATCATATAACTAAAGCCCCAGGTGCAGATAAATACAAGACTTTTGTTAGATGGTTTAGGAATTACTTCAAATTCGGAATCTGTTCTTCATCTCGATGATTATCTGCAAGTGGCCGTCAATATATTAGAGAAGCCTTTCTTCACACCACTTGAGTAGTGTGTTTCAAATACAGATATATACTAGCAAGAAAAACCCACCAGCCACCCATCAAAGCCTAGAGAAGTAGCAAGTTCTGCCAAACGCACTGCATACATCTGAGCAGACTCCCTTGTGGCAAGCATCTCTTTGCAGGTAGCTTTTACTTCATCCCATTCTGTGATGAAAGTCCCCAATACCTTCAAGTTTCCATAAACACTTCTGCGCATAAAAATCCTCAGCAATACACAAATCGCGATTCATCTCTCTGAGCACAGACAAtcaaattttccaattttatcaTCCTAATCAGCAAATTCATAGATATCTCAACCAAAATCGAAACGTTGGATgttgaaaaattcaaaagttttgagCATACTTACTTTAACGCCATCATCCCTATGAGCAGTATTGGTCCAGCAGAAGGAGGAAGAGTGGccagagaaggagagaagtaaacaaaaatgtcCATCCGAAACGATTCGCAAATCCGGCGTCGTTTTCACACCCTTATATATATCCACTTGTCCTCTTCATCCTCCTTTCATATCGTGGCGGACTAAATCCCTTGGGCGATTCGGTAAGTCATCGGAGTGTCGCCGGAGAGGAACGGTGGAGAGATTAAACTGGAAGTGAAAAGGAATCGAAGTAATAACGAAATTTCAGGTCTCGAAGAGCTTTGATCGGGAAATATATAGGTAACGACGGATTGGCAAGATTGAGCAACGAAATTGTTCCAAACGAGaattgaatcaaaagaaaacgaatTGACCTTAAGTCAACTACCACCACCATGGCTACTAGTAGTAACTAATCAgcaatatgtttttttttcactgaagtccaaattttcatttttttaatcccAAATACagtactaattttttttatttttttttgtcatctggTCATTCTATTAATAAAGGCCTAAAAGAGTGTTTAAATCATAAGCCAGCCTTGCAACATCGCATAGGCTACTTCAGCCACCAAATTAGACAAAGGTAGGtctaaaacagagaattaaGGATACATAAAAAGAGGCATAAAaagggggaaaaaaaaagtaaacgtTTTTCACCGACTCATCGTATTACAAGCGCCGTCGCACACACACACTTACTCGCCGCCGTCATCTACGGGCAcgatttcatctctttctcccGTCGATCTCGGAAGTATGCGATGTGTTCAAAGGGAATTGGGTCATAGACTTGTCAACGCGTCCGTTGTACCGAGAATCTGAGTGCCCGTACATTCATCCGCAGCTCCCTTGCCGCACGCATGGTCATCCAGATAGTGATTATCAGTCCTGGAGATGGCAACCTGAGTCCTGCTCACTTACTTCGttagtctctctttctctctcagtcTCGATTTTGAATGCCATTAGGTTGTTTCGGTGATTGATCTTCAGATCGGTTTGCTCTGTCGTTGTTGGAAAGCTTAAgagggaagaagatgatgtttgTTGGAACAGAGGAAATGTATCTTTCTCTGATCTGTCTTCTTCATTCACAAATCccagaaaattataaatccaTGGATTACCTTTGGATCACTCACCGTCTTCTCTCTCAAGGTAATTGGATCCCATCTGTTCAgccctttttttgtttgttcagaTCTAGAAATCCTTGTGGTCCATGAAATACAAATACAGATATGAGTTTGAGAATGATAAAGACTAAGGTTGGATTTGAAAATTGCTTGCTAGGATTCTTATAGAAGCTTCTGGTATGTCTATGTAGGATTACAATGCAATGATTGAGTTCTATTGGGCACCGTTTCTTCTTGAATCGAATTCAGATAACGCTATAGTTGATATAGTATCTGATCGAATTATGAGGAAAGGCTTGATCAACAAACACGGTAAGCATTGGCGAGGCGCTGATATAGTCGTGTTCAACATATACTTGTGGTGGAGGACTAGCTAGCTTCAGAATGAAGATCTTGTATGTACCAATCATGAAATCTAAACTCTTTTCAATATTTCTAGTGATAGgttctcaaatctttttttgtataccCCCAATACTTTCGATTTGATAGTTTTTTCAATTTGTGTTATTTGAAGGGAAAGTTCTTTCAAGGATGGGAACAAGAGAATCGTTGAGATGGAGAGCGAAGATGCATATCTGATGACCATGGGTAAATGGGTGAAGAAGAGTATGGATCCTTTGAGgacaaaagttttcttttctaccATGTCTCCTACTCACTACAAGTCAGTAACTATTCCATCTTTTCTGTGATTTAAGTCATCCGTAAACAGgttcttcaaattcaaatctaGGAACTGAACAGGGAGGAGATGGCTTAGAATAATATAGTCCGGATTTGGTATTAAATGAAATGAGTAATGGGGTTTAGAAGGATCCGGTTTATCTTTAATAGTTCAAGTAAATGTGGCCTTGACATGATCCACAAGTAGAAACCAGAATAAGATTTAGCTCGTAACAGAGCCCTAGAATACAGAGGTTTCATCTTTTCTACCTCCGTGACCAGGATCGAGGATTGGGGAGGCGAACAAGGAAAGAATTTTTACAATCAAACGACACCGATCCAAGACATGAACCATTGGCCATCAGACTGCAGCAAAACCTTAATGAAAGTGATAGGAGAGGAATTAGACCAAAGAGCAGATTTTCTGGTGACGGTACTTAACATTACACAACTCACGAGCTATCGGAAAGACGCGCACACATCAATCTACAAGAAGCCATGGAGCCCATATGACGAAGGATCAGCTAGCAAATCCGGTTAGCTACTCAGTAGGCTGTATACATTGGTGCTTGCCTGGTCTTCAAAATACTTGGAACGAGCTTTTCTTTGCTAAGGCCctgtttgtttcattatttaccattttcattCAAATGTTCCATTTACATGATTTTTGAATGATGCATTTGAATgatgtttgtattttttgtttgatcatttggtATTTAATCTGAATGATGCATTTAAATGgatctttatttgtttgatcGTTTTGTAGTTCATCCACATTCTCATTTAAAtggaaaatttaattttgctgttttggcgggaaaatatgatttttggtttttgtaaaaatactGGGATTTTtcggttttggcgggaaaatttgcttttgcggttttggcctgttaaaataattttattgttttggcggaaaaatataattttgtagcTTTGACGGGAAAACttgattttgcagttttgaCGAAAAAAATACTGTATGTTTTTTAgtggaaaacatgattttacggttttggcgggaaaacttgattttgcggttttggcgggaaaagcattttaagtttttggcggaaaaacatgatttaatggttttggcgggaaaacatgattttacgggttttggtgggaaagcatgattttacgattttggcgggaaacatgattttacgggttttggcggaaaaacatgattttatggttttggcgggaaaatatgattttatggttttgccgggaatatatgattttacggttttggaggaaaaatatgattttgtaggaaaaacatgattttacggttttggcgggaaaacatgattttgcggttttggcggaaaaacatgattttgcggttttggcggaaaaacatgattttgcagttttggcgggaaataatgaatataattttgacGTTAAATAATAGTCCGTGATTTCACAATTTTTAGATAATTGCTATGAATGTCGTTTCAACACTACCCGTTTTCAATcattggcaaaaaaaaaaaattggcgggaaaatttgaatttctaATTACAAGTTCTCATTAGACGAGGGTAATTTGGTCGTTTTGCTCAAGAGAAAGGGTATTTGAAAAAATGGACAACAGgaaagggtattgttgcaaaatgtaatagaaaaattgtacttttgcaaatctcccatttatttttgatgcaatatgtaatttaaaaaaaaatattaaattaaaaatttgtagaAAGTTAGTATTATTAAAAGGgtatatttgtcatttgttctttttgaCAAAATCATCTCCATCTAAATGGTCCAATCAAGTCCATCcaaatgagttttaaaaatttgtttaaacttACAAAGTCATTTAGATGGATCATCTAAGTGATTCATCCAAATGGTCTGTTAAAttgtaaaaaacaaacatcatttttcatctctaTATAGATGATCCATCTggatgaagaaacaaataaggCCTTAAGTTGTTTAtacatgattttattttctctgatttcaagatttttttataactgtACATACTGCTGGAATATAAACTTAAGCGATGGTAGTGAAAACTTAAgacaaaaattttaaactattaAGTTACTTTCgtgcaaaacaaacaaacagagagtagtcttcaacaaacaaacataaggTCTCATtattcatctcttttcttgGTATGGGCAAGcaaatcttcttctactcgacctaAGTATCTTTTGAGAGTAAGgcttgttttttcttggtgcTACGAGATTCTGTTCTTGACGGGTGTTGCTATCTCGAACTCAAAATGTTAGCTGTTGACAAGTTGTGAGCTAGGAAAGCTGCTAGGAGACTTGTTGAAGAACTCcaagctgttgacgagctGTTAGGCGGGCAATAGCAAGCTAGGAAGGCTGCCGACGAGCTGTTAGCTGGGCGAACTACGAGTCAGAGCAACTGCAGACGAACTGTGAGCTAGAAAGGCTGCAGACGAGCTGTTAGCTAGGCGAAGTGCAGACGAGCTGCAAGCTAGACGAAGTTCGAGCTAGGTAAGCTACAGACGAACTGGGAGCTAGGAAGGCTGCAGACGAGCTCTCAGCTAGGCGAAGTGCCGACGAGCTGCTAGCTAGACGAACTTCGAGCTAGGAAAGCTACAGAGGAACTGAGGTGGTTGGCTCGAGTCAAAGCTGGGTTCAGTATACTTTGTTCCGAGCTGATCGTCTCGGTACCAGGTTATTTCTAAGCACAGACCAAAGCAGATAAGAAACTGTATTTAGCCGAAGCAAAAGCTCGGCACCAGTGTTTATGATAACTGGGTTTTAGTTTCCGAGGCGGTTGACTCGGTACCAGTGTGTTTAGAGTAACTGGATTTCAGTAGACTTGAATACCCACGGTTGCGACCCGATTTGATTCAATCTTTTACCAGCGTTTAGAAACGAGCTGGGGCACCGGTGTTACGTATAACCGGGTTTCAGAAGATAGAATTCATAGCCTGCTCGGAAAAACATTCGAGCAGATTCTTAtcttgaatatttatatagcgCGCTGTAACCGAAGCGGTGTaaatgaaactttgaaaataataGGCCGTCGCCcgttaaaatatttcaaagtaaaaagatttagaaatCAAATTCCAAGAAAATTCGAAGTAGAAAAATTGAAGTGGGAGTATGGATATACGGACCCCACTCCCccccccttttttttttgtgggggCTAGCTGAACTCGTCCGGAGACaagctgcctacgtaccctttGCAAGGATCAAGCCAACCCGTAGTTCAGGTTATGGTGAAGAGGCCGGAGCTCTTTTTTTACTCGATAGAAGAGTTGCTTTTTTTGCTCCGTAGACGAGTCTTTTTGCTCGGTAGACGAGTGTTTTTGCAAGTTTGCGCAAAAAATATAACAgaaaaagcatatatatgattaagcTGTTCTTGTTAGATTATAATAGATAACACTTATCTTAATTGTTTGGACATAGAGATGATGATATCTACGGCATGGACGATCTGAATCTCTGAGATTGTAAACGTCGTTGTATGAAAATCTACATTTAAGATGTTGTTCGTTAGAGGAGATCTCATCTTTGCgtaaaagagagaagcaagGATGAATGCTTGTGATATAAGTGAGAATGTCAATCAAGCTTAATTAATATGTAAGAAAGTAATTGAACTTATCTTTTATGAGGGAGGTCGTCGAGACAAAATTGGAGATCGCATCATTGATGAATGAGTGGAAGCCTTGAGTGATTGCATTGAATCTTTATCTGGTAGTCCCACGAAGGTTTTGTCCAAATTTTAGTCAACTGTTGATGCACGAATCACACAAGTACGAAAATGGGATCTCTagggaaggaagaagaatctttctATTAATGACGAGCCCGCGACTTAGGCGAATTGGACGGATTACAAAGGATGATTTCTTCAACGAGCATAAATGGAGTTAGAACGAGCCGATTGTAGATGAAAGACGAGCTTGAGGCCGGAAGACGATCTTGATGTCCGAGGAAGAATAGAGTTTAGTCGTCTTATAGCTGAACCTTGTAAAAGGTTGCCTACATACCCTTAGAAAGGGATCAAGCCACACGTTCATATCGTGATAAACGAGCTAGGCCATTACTGGAGGAAGGTCGTATGGTACGTGACGAGCCGGCAGATGTGCGACGAGCTGGATGAACCGTGGTAGAGAGGCGAATTGGACAAACCGTGGTAGAGGCTGAAGGTTTAGACGAGCTGGGCGACGAGAGAGGTGGACTCTGCAGTCAATGGACGAACTGCCGCTAGGCGAGGAGGTAGATGAGTTTTGCAGTCGAGGGATGAGTTGATAGCTAGACGAGGAGTTGGACGAGCTGACTAGCTGACAGCTAGGCGAGGAGATGGTCGTTGAGTGATGGCCtgaagagcttgaagacgaGTTGAGAAGCTTGACGAAGAGGAGCGAGCTAACGAACTTTTTGAGACGGACGAGCTGACGAGCTTTGTGAGACGGACGAGTAGACGAGCTTTGTGATACGGGCGATCTGACTAGCTACTCTGTCTCTCTGCGTGTCAGGCGGCATTCCCCCCTTTTGACATGACATGATATTCCGTATTTATAGCACTACGCGTGTAGGGCATTCATCGAGGGATTTGACGAAACTACCCTTCGCCTTAATACTCCTTGGTTTGGAACTTATTTTGGGCTTTTGACTCGGGTTGcagttgattttgttaaatctAAACAACGACCTTTTTTGTTGCGTTCTTAGTGATTAAGATATATGTTGCGTTCCATGCCTCCATGACACATGGTCCGTGGTGATGAAGTGTGGCGATGACGTGAAGCTTTCGTAAATTGAAGACCATCGGTGGCGAGGTGAAGACGTGAAGCCTAAGATGGGCATGTTGGTGGAATCGTAAAATCGGTCACAAAGGTGGCTGATCTGATAGCCGCAGACATGCATCTTTGGGCTACAGCCAGGACGTGCTTGTCGCAGAAAAACAGTAATAACTCTTGTTAGACGTAATCAACTGAGGCAAGGATGAGTCCGTTAGAAAGATAAGCCTTGTAGCTTCAAAATGATGTGCAGATCGGCTCCTGGTTCCTTTTAGATCGCCGGGAAATAGATCGGGTGTAGACGGATCTATGTCTCGATAAACAACGCATGCTTGAGAGAAAACCTATAACTCTCGGAAGACAGCACCAAATGGAGCAAAATCGATCTTGTTGGAAAGATA from Arabidopsis thaliana chromosome 3, partial sequence includes these protein-coding regions:
- a CDS encoding Ferritin/ribonucleotide reductase-like family protein (Ferritin/ribonucleotide reductase-like family protein; FUNCTIONS IN: hydrolase activity, acting on glycosyl bonds, oxidoreductase activity, ferric iron binding, binding, transition metal ion binding; INVOLVED IN: oxidation reduction, cellular iron ion homeostasis, iron ion transport; EXPRESSED IN: 22 plant structures; EXPRESSED DURING: 13 growth stages; CONTAINS InterPro DOMAIN/s: Ferritin, N-terminal (InterPro:IPR001519), Ferritin-related (InterPro:IPR012347), Ferritin-like (InterPro:IPR009040), Ferritin/ribonucleotide reductase-like (InterPro:IPR009078), Ferritin/Dps protein (InterPro:IPR008331); BEST Arabidopsis thaliana protein match is: Glycosyl hydrolase family 85 (TAIR:AT3G11040.1); Has 1243 Blast hits to 1221 proteins in 219 species: Archae - 0; Bacteria - 0; Metazoa - 897; Fungi - 1; Plants - 321; Viruses - 0; Other Eukaryotes - 24 (source: NCBI BLink).) — translated: MLLYLLKRNNVSAAMFAPGWVYETAQQPNFNSAQNKWWSLVEKSCGIVQTIHKSSLFTRISIRALVTMFHSKVSNSQIVAFSFILHRCPMVQHFCQSLQPLLELNEDNKDVIQATLDTREASFNGGDYITFRGKLEGDAYFTTRLFKSHLHLSSSPITISFSVTSDETSKHGILLSFSSPSHETKSILVSRQESICRFNNMFLQCLATSAQTVSEWTVQETSLVLDDHVQYQQKPETLLPASPLVIEAHNMELVPGYSGSKSLRVKLEWRQKDLEDSAFPRYNVYAENVKSTDLRPRKVLEKPRSETVFLGVAHVPSYYIAELVVESDVKGVRFVFKPVLKMLRFTYHGGAGRNRNCHFLLSMILLVGIDVEYNVSYVYHALDAYIERDNVGLKGFTKFFNDSSLEERGYAEKFMEYQMHCLRWSLH